Within Limanda limanda chromosome 1, fLimLim1.1, whole genome shotgun sequence, the genomic segment TACACAGtgtctttatttgttgttgttagcttAGCTGCCGTAACACATTgtctgtagttgttgttgttgttgttgttagctaAGCTGCTGTTACACATTGTCTGTAGTTgtctgtagttgttgttgttgttcgcTTAGCTGCTGTTACACGTTGtctgtatttgttgttgttagcttAGCTGCTGTTACACAGTGTCTGTAGTTGTTTTGTTAGCTTAGCTGCTGTTACACAGTgtctgtagttgttgttgttagcttagctgctgttacagtgtttgtatttgttgttgttagcttAGCAGCTGTTACACGTTGTCTGTAGTtgtggggttgttgttgttagtgTCTTTAGTGGTCTGTGATTGGGTCTAGTCTCCTGGCATTTTAACCCGCGCTATCTCTTGCTGCTACACAGTGTCTGTAGTTGTCTGTGATTGTCCCTGGCCTCCCGTCATGCTAAcccctgtctgtcccctgtctgtcccctgaccgtcccctgtctgtcccctgtctgtcccctgaccgtcccctgtctgtcccctgtctgtcccctgCTGCAGCCGCTTCATCCTGCACATCCCCAGCGAGGAGCGGGACAACGCCATCCGGGTGTGCTTCCAGATCGAGCTGGCCCACTGGTTCTACCTGGACTTCTGCATGCAGAACACGCCCGGGGCCCCGAGCTGCGGCATCAGGGACTTCGCCAAAGCTGATATCCTGACATGATGGAGTGAAGGATGGAGTGAACGATGAAGTGATGGATGAAGTGAAGGGTGAAGGGTGAAGTGAAGGGTGAAGTGAAGGGTGGAGTGAAGggtgaaggatgaaggatggagtgaAGGGTGAAGGGTgaaggatggagtgatggaTGAAGTGAAGGGTGAAGGGTGAAGTGAACGATGAAGTGAAGGGTGGAGAGAAGGGTGAAGGATGGAGTGAAGGGTGAAGTGTAGGGTGGAGTGAAGGGTGAAGTGAAGGGTGGAGTGAAGGGTGAAGGATGGAGTGAAGGATGGAGTGAAGGATGGAGTGAAGGATGGAGTGAAGGGTGAAGTGAAGGGTGGAGTGAAGGGTGAAGGATGGAGTGAAGGGTGAAGTGATGGATGAAGTGAAGGGTGAAGGATGAAGTGATGGATGAAGTGAAAGATGAAGTGAAGGGTGAAGGATGAATTGAAGGATGGAGTGAAGGATGGAGTGAAGGATGAAGTGAACGATGAAGTGATGGATGAAGTGATGGATGAAGTAAAGGATGAAGTGATGGATGAAGTGATGGATGAAGTGAACGATGAAGTGATGGATGAAGTGATGGATGAAGTGAACGATGAAGTGATGGATGAAGTGATGGATGAAGTAAAGGATGAAGTGATGGATGAAGTGATGGATGGAGTGAAGGATGAATTGATGGATGAAGTGAAGGATGAATTGATGGATGAAGTGAAGGATGAAGTGAATGATGAAGTGAATGATCGTGTCCCATTGGAGTGGCGGCTCTTTAGGCTCTTCAGGCTCTTCGGGCTCTTTGGGCTCTTCAGGCTCTTCAGGCTCTTCAGGCTCTTCAGGCTCTTCAGGCTCTTCGGGCTCTTCAGGCTCTTCGGGCTCTTTGGGCTCTTCAGGCTCTTCAGGCTCTTCAGGCTCTTCAGGCTCTTCAGGCTCTTCGGGCTCTTCGGGCTCTTTAGGCTCTTCAGGCTCTTCAGGCTCTTCAGGCTCTTCCGGCTCTTTGGGCTCTTCGGGCTCTTCGGGCTCTTCGGCCTCTTTAGGCTCTTCAGGCTCTTCAGGCTCTTCGGGCTCTTTGGGCTCTTTAGGCTCTTCGGGCTCTTCGGGCTCTTCGGGCTCTTCGGGCTCTTCGGGCTCTTCGGGCTCTTCAGGCTCTACTTGTCTCAGTTATTTTCCTTGACAGCTGCGAACTTTTCCATCACTGTCCGTTCCTCCTGCCTCATGGAGAGGACGTGCAGAAGGTCCTGGAACAGTGGAAGGAGTACAAGATGGGCGTTCCGACCTATGGAGCCATCATTCTAGATGAATCTTTAGAAAACGTGAGTTGTATTTGCACATTCATACCTGacatcataaaataataactgtTCTACTTTCAGAGAGACTCCTGCTAGTCTTATTATGAAGGAGCTTCACTAGAGCTCACCTGGTGCTGTTGTGTAACACCTCCCACATGCTGAggcttcctgctgcttcttctcttcAGGTTCTTCTGGTTCAGGGATACCTGGCCAAGTCTGGCTGGGGCTTTCCAAAAGGCAAAGTGAACGAGGACGAAGCTCCTCACGACTGTGCCGTGCGCGAGGTGAGCTCCGGGCTCGTTTCTTCACATGAAGCCACCGAAAGCTCTAATCTGTGCTTTAAGTTCAAAGTTCTGTGGTTCTCCAGGTGATGGAGGAGACGAGCTTCGACATCAAGAACCGAATCTGCAAAGACGCGTACATCGAGCAGAAGATCACCGACCAGGTGGTGAGGCTCTACATCATCCCAGGAGTGACCAAGGATACCAAGTTCACCCCCAAAACCAGGAAAGAGATCCGGGTAGGAACCTTCACCCAGACGTTGCTCTACAGCTGGTCTTGTCCGACACAATGTTTCACGATCTTCTTGTTTCCTGTAGAACATCGAGTGGTTCCCTATCGAGAAGCTTCCGTGTCACAGGAACGACATGACGCCCAAGTCCAAACTGGGTCTGGCCCCCAACAGGTTCTTCATGGCCATTCCTTTCATACGGTGCGTTCACTGAAGGATTCTGATTGTGAATAAAGcatatagatataaatattatttagtCCTATTCATTTCTACATCTTAGACttacagatttattttattctattttattaacTACTGTTTATTACTTACCTAGTGACCTTCTCTTTTACCTCTTTCTTTGTACTTCCTGCTCTCATAGTTTTTCTAATcgttttatttgaatattaatttttttagctgcttgttgtgtttcctcattTCAAATGAATAAGATTTACGACAGCGTTTCTTCACCTCCTGTTTATTCCATATTGCTGTGTGCATGAAGTGAGCGGGTTtcattgcttttttttctaTAGCACGCTTTGCATTACATTATTTATGTATTGATAGATTCATATCATGTTTGCTCCGTCTATACAAagagaaatgtagaaattacTTTGTGTTGCTGCCTTGGTTTCATCACAGCAGTGGATTATAATTGATGACGCACTTCCTACTTCCTGTGTGTACAGGCCGCTGCGGGAATGGATCAG encodes:
- the dcp2 gene encoding m7GpppN-mRNA hydrolase isoform X2; translated protein: MFSTNMETKRVDIPSGVLDDLCSRFILHIPSEERDNAIRVCFQIELAHWFYLDFCMQNTPGAPSCGIRDFAKAVFHHCPFLLPHGEDVQKVLEQWKEYKMGVPTYGAIILDESLENVLLVQGYLAKSGWGFPKGKVNEDEAPHDCAVREVMEETSFDIKNRICKDAYIEQKITDQVVRLYIIPGVTKDTKFTPKTRKEIRNIEWFPIEKLPCHRNDMTPKSKLGLAPNRFFMAIPFIRPLREWISRLKGESPDSDEDFTSSSSTPGKPSDNVRSKSRHLTGTYVFPGTVWNKHVSQKAAGQLSQAEPNQNSALKSNGKKCQDSVVKKGANDSGASNQQKDDKKLQPRRLQDSFERNGSECSSVDLSRDSEQLLSSKTFLNFRFDREAIMKCFDY
- the dcp2 gene encoding m7GpppN-mRNA hydrolase isoform X1 — translated: MFSTNMETKRVDIPSGVLDDLCSRFILHIPSEERDNAIRVCFQIELAHWFYLDFCMQNTPGAPSCGIRDFAKAVFHHCPFLLPHGEDVQKVLEQWKEYKMGVPTYGAIILDESLENVLLVQGYLAKSGWGFPKGKVNEDEAPHDCAVREVMEETSFDIKNRICKDAYIEQKITDQVVRLYIIPGVTKDTKFTPKTRKEIRNIEWFPIEKLPCHRNDMTPKSKLGLAPNRFFMAIPFIRPLREWISRLKGESPDSDEDFTSSSSTPGKPSDNVRSKSRHLTGTYVFPGTVWNKHVSQKAAGQLSQAEPNQNSALKSNGKKCQDSVVKKGANDSGASNQQVKTILKDDKKLQPRRLQDSFERNGSECSSVDLSRDSEQLLSSKTFLNFRFDREAIMKCFDY